ACTTCCAAGATGACTTGCAGTGCAACCGCACACTCCGATTTTAGCTCCGCTTTTTTTGGCTTTTTCAAAGCCCCCAACTTCGCTAAATAGCTTATGAACAGGCTTTTCGCGAACCGAGCAGGTGTTGATAAGGATGAGATCGGCATCCTCCATCTTATCGGTTAGCTCATAGTCCTCTTTTTGCTTAAGTTCTGCGATGATATGCTCACTATCTCGCACATTCATCGCACAACCTAAGGTTTGTATGAAGAGCTTTTTTTGTGTAGCGTTACTCAAAGAATATGAACCTCATACATGTAGTCATTCTCATCAAGTCCGTATTTAACGGTTCTGTGATATACACTTAGTCCTTTTTCTTCAAAATATTCTATTAGAGCAATTAGCTGCTTATGGCTATTTTCTTTGTCGAAATAGAAAATTTTTTGCCCGTCTTTATTTACGGCAGCTTCAATTTTATCAATTGATATCGTTTTAGGTTTGGCGTCAATCTCGTTTCTGGCTAGTTTTAACTCCATTTTTTATCCTTAAAGTCTTTTTGGTAATCTACGAGTATAGCAAAAACATAATAAAAAGGGTATTAAACTTATTAAAAGTATCATTTTTGTATAATACAGTTCTACGCAAATAAATTCCCTAAATTTATTATAGTTTGACTGGAGAGATAATGGAGAGAATAGTAGATATTATAGAGTCGATTGCTAATGAAAAAGGCTTAGAGATAGAAGATGTAAAAGAGCGTGTTAAAAGGGCTATCGTAAATACTGCAAAGCGTATTTATGGCGAAAATTATGAATATGACGTTACTATAGACAATACGACTAAATCTTTACGTTTATATCAAAAAATCACTATAGTTGCAGATGATGATGAGAGATTGCAGGAGGATAATGAGCACTTTTTAAGTCTTAAAGAGGCTAAAAAAATAGATAGTGGAGTAGAGATCGGAGATGAGCTTACTTATGAGCTAAATACCGATAATCTAGGTAGAACAGCCGCTCAAACTCTCTATAAAGAGCTTGAATATCATATACAAAGATTACTTGAAGAGAAGATTTTCCAAAAATATCAAGAGATGATAGGTCATATGGTCTTTGGAACTGTGACTAGGGTCGATAATGATGAAAATACTTTTATAGAGATTGATGAAATTCGCGCGGTAATGCCTCGTAAAAATAGAATAAAGGGTGAGAAATTTAAAGTAGGAAACGTCGTAAAAGCGGTAATCAAGGGTGTGTATATAGATAAATCTCAGGGTATTAAAGTGGAGCTTAGCAGAACTTCTCCAAAATTTCTCGAAGCTCTTTTAAAGGCCGAAGTTCCAGAGATAAAAGATGGTCTTGTGCTAGTCGCTGCAAGCGCTAGAATTCCGGGCGAGAGAGCCAAAGTAGCGCTTATCTCAACCACTCCAAACGTAGATCCTGTTGGTGCTACGGTCGGTACAAAAGGTGTGCGTATAAATGCTGTGACAAAAGAGCTAAATGGAGAAAACATCGATGCTATCGAGTTTTCAAGCGAGCCAACAATATTAATAACTCGTGCAATGGCTCCTGCTATAATTAGTTCTGTTAAAATAGTCGATGAGAAAAAAGCCGTGGTTAGTATCGCGACCGAGCAAAAGAGTAAAGCGATAGGCAAAAGCGGTATAAATATACGCTTAGCAAGTATGCTTAGTGGCTTTGAAATTGAGCTTGTAGAGATCGGAGGAGCCAAGATAGGCAACTCAAATGATGATACTATGAAAGACCTAAAGGCTCTCTTTGGAGATCTATAAAGCCAAATTTTAGGCTTTAGCCTAAAATTTACTTATGTGTAGACCTATAAAGCGGGTGTTGATAGTCGTTTCTTTCGCATCCGCTTAGTAAAAATCCTGCCAAAAATATCATCGATAGAAGTATAAATTTCTTCATTTTTTCCTGCTTTTTTAAAATTTTTGCGATTATATCTAAAAATTTCACTATATTAAAAATTTATACAAAAACGGCTACAATCTAGAAATTTAAAAATAAGGAAAATTTGTGTTGCAAGCACTCGCACTTAGATATCGCCCGCGAAATTTCGATGAGCTAATAGGACAAGAATCAGTAAGCAAAAGCCTAACTCACGCACTTAGCGAAAATCGCCTAACGCATGCGTATCTCTTCTCCGGGCTTCGCGGAAGCGGCAAGACCTCAAGCGCTAGAATCTTCTCAAAAGCCCTAGTGTGCGAGCATGGACCTACTGCGAAACCTTGCGAAAAGTGTGTGCATTGCGAGATGGCAAACGAATCTCGCCATATCGACATCATCGAGATGGATGCAGCAAGCCACCGAAAGATCGACGATATAAGAGAGCTTATTGAGCAGACTAAATACGCTCCAGCCTCAGCTAGGTTTAAAATTTTTATTATCGATGAAGTTCATATGCTTACAAAAGAGGCGTTTAACGCGCTTTTAAAGACGCTTGAAGAGCCTCCTAGCTATGTGAAATTTATCCTTGCGACGACCGATCCGCTAAAGCTCCCTGCTACGGTGCTTTCGCGCACTCAGCATTTTAGATTTAAGCAAATTTCAAAACAAAACATCATCAAACACCTTGAATACATCCTAAGCAAAGAGAGTGTGGAGTATGAGAGTGAGGCTATCGAAATTCTCGCTCGCAGCGGCTCCGGTTCGCTTCGTGATACGCTTACTTTGCTTGATCAAGCTATTGTGTATTCGCATGCAAATATCACTCAAAGCGTGGTTGCTGATATGCTTGGGCTTTTGGATCCTGCGCGCATTGAAGAGATCATGCAAGTCGTTATGAGTGGCAATAGAGCTGCGATGAGCAGTCTTGTAAGCGAGCTTGAGAGCTATGACGGCGAGATGATAATCGATGAGCTAATCGCAAATTTAAAAGAGAATTTTCTTGGAGGAAACAGTAAGTATTCGCTGCTTTTATACGAGAGATTTTTTAGAATTTTATCCGAAGCCAAGGGCATGCTAAGCGTAAGTAGCGATAATGGCTTTGTGCTTAGTATCATGCTTTTTATGATGATGGAGGCGATAAATTTAAAACCGATTGATGATATGATAGGAAATTTTGAGATAAAAGAGCAGAGCTTAAATTTAAGCGCACATACTGCTAAGCAGCCTCAAAAAGCCCAAGTAAATGCACCTGCTAAAGTAGTGGCAAAGAGCCCGTATGAGCTATTTTTGGACAAGATTTACGATAGAGATTATACTCTTGGGGAGTGCTTTAAAGAGTGCATCGAATTTTTGGAGTTTAAAGATAACTGCCTTAGCCTTTCTTCAAACGCAAGCGGGGCAAATCAGGAAAAATTGCGCTCCAGCTCAAAAGTGATAATGGAAATTTTGCGTACAAATTTTGGCCCGGATGCAAAGATCAAGATCGCTCCAAAAGAAGTTCAGCCTCAAATTGACGATAAAAACGAAGCAAATTTAAATGATAGTGACACAACTACGATCAAGCCTGAAACAGAGCAAAATTCAAATTTAGCCCAGCCCAGCCAAGAAGCTCGGTCAAATTTTAAGCCTTATCTTGGCGATAAAAGAGATAATACCGAGGATTTTACAACCTCTTATTCGCTTAAATTTCAGACGGATTCGGGTATAGTGGTTGATGATATGGCTTTGCTTGATATGGAACTTGAAAAGATAGAGGGGCAAAGCAAGGAAGTAAGTAAACCTAGCGAAATTTCCGAAGTCAAAGTTAAGATAGGCGAAACTGCCGTTATCAAGCCTGAAACGAGTGAGTCAAAATCTCCCGAAGAGTTGCAAAACGCTAAAAATCAAGCGATATTAAAAGAGGCAAATAGGCTTTTTGGCGAACCTGAAATTTTAAGCTTAGGTTAATTAAAAAAGAAAGCTAAAATTTGAGCTTTTAAGGCTCAAATTTTAATCATTTAGTATCGATAAAAGCTCGTTGTTGTCTTTTGTTTTTAGCATCTTTGCATATAGGAATTTAAGCGCTTCTACGTCGTCCATAGAAGCGATCGCAGAGCGTATAGCCCAAATTTTTTGAAGTTCGTCAGGCTTTTGAAGAAGCTCTTCTTTTCTTGTGCCTGATTTTAGGATGTTGATAGCTGGATAAATTCTGCGGTCTGAGATGTTGCGATCAAGCACGATTTCGCTATTTCCCGTGCCTTTAAACTCCTCAAATATAACCTCATCCATCCTTGAGCCCGTGTCAATAAGCGCTGTTGCGACGATGGTCAAGCTTCCGCCGTCTTCGATATTTCTAGCCGCTCCAAAAAAGCGTTTTGGCTTATGAAGTGCGTTTGCATCAACGCCGCCCGTTAGCACCTTGCCGCTTGGCGGAGTTACGGTGTTGTAAGCACGCGCAAGACGAGTTATGCTATCAAGCAAGATGATGACGTCCTTGCCCATTTCAACAAGACGTTTTGCCTTTTCGATAACGAGCTCGGCAACTCGCACGTGATTAAGTGCAGGAAGATCAAAAGTCGAGCTAAACACTTCACCTTTCACGCAGCGCTGCATATCGGTAACCTCTTCAGGGCGCTCATCAACCAAAAGCACCATGAGGTGCGCTTCGGGATGGTTTCTTGCGATACCGTGAGCAAGCTCTTTCATAAGCTCTGTTTTACCGCTTCTTGGAGGTGCGACGATAAGTCCGCGCTGCCCCTTTCCGATAGGAGTAAATAGATCAAGCACGCGGCCAGTAAGTTTCATTGCATCATATTCAAGATGAAGCTTTTGTGTAGGAAACAGCGGAGTTAAGTTATCAAAAAGAGGTCTTTCTTTGGCTTCTGCTAAAGGCATGTAGTTAACCGCTTCGATTTTAAGCAGAGCGTAGTACTTTTCTTGATCTTTTGGCTCTCTAACTTGACCGGTTACGATGTCGCCCACACGAAGGGCAAATTTGCGAATTTGAGAGTTTGAAACGTAAGCGTCGTTAGAGCTGTCGCTTAAATTTGCATCGACCGAGCGTAAAAATCCATAACCCTCGTTTGTGATCTCTAAAATTCCCGTAAATAGGATGAAGCCGCCTTGCTTGGTCTGTGTTTTTAAAATTTCAAATATCAAATCTTGTCTGCGAAATTCGCGCGGGTTTTCCACACCTACGCCGTTTGCTATCTGTACAAGCTCTTCTAGGCTTAGTGTGCGAAGTTCTTCGATTTTATGTCCGTCAACAGGGATGTGAGTTCGTGAATTTTGATATTTTCTGGAAGTTTTTGTATTCTCTGAATTTGGCTGGTTTACGCCATTTTGATTTGTGCTATTTTCCATATATCCTCTTTATAAAGTATGGGTATTTTTGTAGATTGATTTAAGTTTCAAAAGAAGCTTTATTTGGCTCGTATTTTATAGAAATTTGTTTTTGTTGTCAAGTTTTGATTTGTTTTTAATATGTTAAAATGGCTATAAAATTAGTTAAGAATAAGAGTCTAAAATGATGCAATTTAAAGATGGCGAGCGCGAAAAAAAGATAATAAAAACAGCGTTTATCGGTATAGTGACAAATGTTATTTTAGCAAGTATTAAAATTTTTATAGCACTTGCTTCAAATTCTGTCGCCATCATCTCTGATGCGGTAAATAACCTAAGCGACGCATTTTCAAGTTTGATAACGATCTTTGGCTCCAAGCTTGCTCAAAAGCTGCCTGACGAGAGCCACCCATACGGCTACGGAAGGGTTGAATATATCGGAGGACTTATAGTCTCTATCATAGTTTTGATGCTTGGTTTTGAGTTTTTAAAAACCTCGATAGAAAACATCATAGAACCCGTTACTACGACCTTTACACCGGCACTTTTAACGATACTTTTTATAGCTATATTTGTAAAATTTGCTATCGCGTTTTATTACAAAAAGATAGGAAATTTAACCAAATCTATAGCCTTAAAAGCTGTTGGGCAAGAGGCATTGGGAGATGCGATCATCTCTTGCGTGATACTAGTTAGTGCGGGGCTTTCATACTTTGCAAATATCCAAGTTGACGGCTATGCAGGCGCTTTGGCTTCGCTTTTTATCATATATAACGGCGTGATTTTGATTAAAGAGACTTTTGATAGGATCATAGGCGGGCGAGTGGAAAAAGAAGTAAGCGATGAAATTTATAAAGCCGTTAAAGAGTGCGAGATAGTGCTTGACGCGTATGATCTCATCCTTCACAACTACGGTGTTGAGCGCTATGTGGGCTCTATAAACGTTGAAGTTGATGAGCATATGAAAATTTCAGAAATTTCTCAGCGATTAAATGAGCTTCAGATAGAAATTTACCGCAAATACAGAATCTATCTTGTGTTTGGAATTTATAGCGTAAATTTAGGGCAAAACGACACGAAAGAGTGCGTGAAAAACTTGCTAAGTGAGTTTAAAAGCATACTAAATTTGCACGCATTTTTTATAAATACCGCTAAAAAAACGGTTAGATTTGACGTCGTCGTTAGCTTTAAGGAGCGAAATTTAGACGAGCTTAGAAGCAAGATGGAAGGTATCGTTTCGGCGCAGTTTCCAGGATATAAAATTTTTATCGTTATTGATAGAGAGTTTGCTTAATTTTTATATCTTAAATATTTAAGATGAAATGTCATATAATCTATAAATTTAAATTTGAAAGAAAAATGTAACTAAATGGCTCAAATAAAATGCTCTCATTGTCACCAAAGCTTCGATGAAAACGTAATGATAGAGGACGATGGGCATAAATTTTGCTGTAATGGCTGTAAAAATGTCTTTAAATTTCTTCAAAATAACGGTTTTAGCGAGTTTTATACACATCTTGGAAAAAATATCTTAGAGCCCGTAAAAGAGTCCGGTGCAAATGAAAATTTTGGCGAACAGTATCAAAACTATATAAAAAATGAGAACGGATTTAGCAAAATTTCGCTTGTTATCAAAGGGATTCATTGCACTGCTTGTATTTGGTTAAATGAGAAAGTTTTATTTAATACTCCCGGTATTTTAGAGGCTAATATAAATGCTTTAAATCATAAAGCAACGATAGCGTGGGATGAGCGTGAGATAAGTTTAAATCAAATTTTAAAGCTAATTAGATCTATTGGTTATGACGCATACGCTTATGATCCTAGCAAGCAAGAAGAGCATATCACGACTAGGAGACGCGAGTTTTATGCGAAGCTTATAGTTGGAATTTTTGGCACTATGAATATCATGTGGCTTGCTGTGGCTCAATATGGCGGATATTTTACCGGCATGCAAGAGGATATAAAGGGAGTTTTAAATTTTGCCGAATTTGTGTTAGCTAGCGTAGTGTTATTTTATACCGGAAGTGATTTTTTCAAAGGTGCTCTTGCCGCTATAAAAAATAGAGCTCAAAATATGGACTTGCTGATTGTTTCAGGCTCTCTTATGGCATATATATTCTCAATTTACTCTATGTTTTCAAGGAGTGGCGAGGTTTATTTTGATTCCGTTGCAATGATAATCACATTTGTATTTATCGGAAAATATCTAGAGGTTTTGAGTAAAAAACGCGCTTGTGATACTCTTGATGGCTTAAATTCGATGATTGCCAATAAGGTTAGCGTAAAAATTAATGGAAAAATAGAGCTAAAAAACGTAAACGATGTAGCTATAGGCGAAATTGTTGTAATAAAACCTGGCGAAATGGTCTTGATAGACGGAGTTATAGTAAATGGATCGGCAAGTTTTGATTATTCTAGCTTGACCGGCGAGAGTGTGGCTATATTTAAAGAAGAAAGAAGCGAAATAAGTAGCGGTGCTATATGCTTAGATGGGCTTGTAGAGTATAACACGAATGTAAAATTTAGCGATTCGACTCTCAATAAGATCATAATTTTATTGGAAAATGCAACTACTAAAAAGCCATATATCGAGAAGCTTGCCAATGAAATTTCTGGTAAATTTTCAAGTGTTATAATGATTCTTAGCCTGCTTACATTTATATTTTGGTTTTTACAAGAAGGCTCTTTTGAGCACGCTTTGATTGTCTCTATTTCGGTTATTATTATAGCTTGCCCATGCGCTTTGGCGCTGGCTACTCCTGTTAGCACTCTTGTTGGGCTTACTGCAGGATTTAAAAATGGAATACTTTTTAAAGAGGCTAGGATCCTAGAAGTTCTTGCAAAGTGCGATACAGTGGTATTTGATAAGACTGGCACCTTAACCGAAGGTAGACCTAGCGTGCATAAATTTGATAGTTTTTTTAAATTTGATCAAAATTTGCTCTATTCTCTTCTTAAAAGCTCGTCTCATCCCGTTAGTAACGGAGTTTGTGAATTTTTAAAAAGTAAATTTAGTAAGCTTAAAATTTTAAATTTAACCAATGTAAAAAGTATTCAAGCAAAGGGTGTAAGCGCACAATTTAACGATATAAAGATTCATGGAGGTAGTGAGAAATTTATGCGTGAACTAGGCTTTAGTATAGATGAAACAAGCGAAAAAACCAACTATTTTTTTGCTATAGATGGTAAAATCGCTGCCAAATTTGAGCTGATAGACTCGATAAGAAGCGAAGCTAAAGAGTGTGTAAGTATATTAAAAGATATAGGAATCGGAGTTATGATGCTAAGCGGAGATAATGAATTTACAGCTAAAAGCGTATCAAACGAGCTTGGCATAGATAAATTTAAGTCTGGATGTTTACCTGATGAGAAAGCAAAATTTGTAGAAGAGCTTGTAAAAAACGGCAAAAAAGTTGTGATGGTGGGCGATGGGATAAACGACTCAATAGCGCTTAGTCTTGCAAATGTTGCCGTGTGTATGGGAAGTGGCGCAGATGTGAGCTTAAAAAGAAGCGATGTCGTACTATTAAATGATAATTTAAAACTTTTAACACAGGCTGTGAAGCTATCTCGTCATACATTTAAAATAGTTAAACAAAATTTAGCCATATCTTTAATCTATAATGCGCTTACGATACCTCTTGCTATGGCTGGATATGTCGCACCTGTAATAGCAGCCATCTCTATGTCGGCTAGCTCTATTTTAGTTGTGGCAAATGCAATGAGGATAAAAAGATGAGCACAGAAATAATAGCTATGATGATAGGGATTTCGACTCTGCTCGGAGCTTTTGGCTTGGTAGCTCTACTTTGGGGGATAAAGACTAAGCAATTTGAAGATTATCGTAAATTTTTAGACGGAACAAAATATGATGATGAAGATGCTTTGAACGATGCATATAATATGGAGCAAAAACAAAAAGAGGCGGCCAAAAAAGGCTATAGGCCACCTGATTGATTAATCTACTGCTAAAACTAGATGTCGTAGCTGTATTAAGAATAACATTATTTTAAAGTTTCAATAAAGTCATTGACAGCTTTTATATCGTCCATGCTCAATTTCATCATCTGAGCTTTCATTACGCCACCCATACCATATAGGTTTGCTGTACCAGCTTTGTAGCCTTCAAGTGCTTTTAAGCGATCCTCTTTGGATACAGAGACAAGCGGTGGAACTTTATTCGCATATTTTGCATCAGCATATTGTCCATGACAGGCGTTACATTTTTTATAAATTTCAGCACCGTCAGCTGCATATAAAGATGAGCCCAAAGCAATGGCAGTTACAAAAAAGATAATCTTTTTCATTTTTTTCCTTTAATAAAATTTATCGGTTATTATATTCTTAATTTGCTTAAAATAAATTATAAAAAGAAACTAAAATATTATTAAAGTCGATATATTAGTTTTAGTCTTAATTGAGAAGTTGTATGAAATTATAAAAAAGCAATTAATAAATAAAAGTTTAAAATACAAATAAGTATTAACATATATTGCCAAATATGTTGTAGATTGTTAGATAAATAAATTTTAATATGAAAAAATAGGGCGGAATTCCGCCCAAATAGTTATTTTAAAGTTGTAATATACTCAGAAACAGCTTCTATATCAGCTTCGCTCATAGGGCCTACTATCGGCTTCATCATGGCAGCAGATTTAAATTTATTTAGAGTGCCTGCTTTATATGCTTTTAGCGCTTCTACCATCTCTTCTTTCTTTAGAGTTGTAAGAACTGGAACTTTATTTAAGAAAGATTTTTCAGCTTTAGGTCCGTGGCATGCTACGCATTTTTTATAAAGTGTAGCACCGTCAGCTGCAAAAAGGCCACAGGTTAATAAAGCAGCAACACCAGAAACTATAAGTAATTTTTTCATTTTAATCCCCTTTAGTAAAATAATCAAAGTATTATATTATAAAAAGGTAAATTTTAGCTATATTAGCCTGTAAACTTATTTTTCTAAAAATTTAGCAATTTTAAGTATAATTTTGCTTATGAATAATACAAATTTTCAAAAAGCCCTATTTTTGGATCGCGACGGCGTTATTAATGAAGATTTTGGATATGTTTATGATATTGATAACTTTATATTTAAACCAGATATTTTTAATGATGTCAAAAACTTTGTAAATAACGGATTTATCATTGTTGTAGTCACTAATCAATCAGGAATTGGGAGAGGATATTATACATTAGAGCAGTTTAATAGGCTTAGTGAATTTATGCTGCGCGAATTTAAGAAAAATAGTATTAATATTTCTAAAATTTGTTTTTGTCCTCATGCTCCAGAGGCTGATTGTGAGTGCAGAAAACCAAAGCCAAAGATGATTACAGATGCCGCAAAAGAGCTAAATATAGATCTTAAAAAATCAATCATGATAGGCGATAAGGATAGTGATATAAAGGCTGCAGAGACGGCTGGAGTCGGTATGAGCTTTATGCTTGATGGAGTGATATTTAAAAGTGTGGGCGATGTTTTTAAGAGTTTAAAAGATAAGGAAATTTAATGAATTTAGATAATAAAAAAATAGTTATTACTGGTGGTGCAGGCTTTATAGGTTCGGCTTTGGCTCACTATTTTGATCAAAATTATCCAAACTGTGAGGTTTTAGTTGTGGATAAATTTAGAAGTAGCGAGATATTTAGTAATGGAAATTTAAAGAGTTTTGGTCATTTTAAAAATTTGCTAGGATTTAAAGGTGAAATTTATGAAGGTGATATTAATTGCTCTAAGACCTTAACTTTGATAGAAAATTTTAAACCAGATATTATATATCACGAAGCTGCGATATCTGACACCACTGTAAGAGAGCAAGACGAGCTAATGCGTACAAATTTAAATAGCTTTAAAGATCTATTGGAAATTTGTAAAAGAATAAGTGCAAAAATTATATATGCAAGCTCGGCGGCAACTTACGGAAACGCTAAAAGCCCTCAAACAGTAGGTGAATGTGAGGCGCCTAATAACGTATATGGATTTAGCAAGCTAAAGATGGATCATTTGGGACAAAAGTATGCAAAAATGGGTGTTGGTGTAGTTGGTCTTAGATATTTTAATGTTTATGGCAAGGGTGAGTTTTTTAAAAATAAAACCGCCTCTATAGTACTTCAATTTGGCTTGCAAATTTTAAGC
This Campylobacter sp. RM16192 DNA region includes the following protein-coding sequences:
- a CDS encoding heavy metal translocating P-type ATPase, giving the protein MAQIKCSHCHQSFDENVMIEDDGHKFCCNGCKNVFKFLQNNGFSEFYTHLGKNILEPVKESGANENFGEQYQNYIKNENGFSKISLVIKGIHCTACIWLNEKVLFNTPGILEANINALNHKATIAWDEREISLNQILKLIRSIGYDAYAYDPSKQEEHITTRRREFYAKLIVGIFGTMNIMWLAVAQYGGYFTGMQEDIKGVLNFAEFVLASVVLFYTGSDFFKGALAAIKNRAQNMDLLIVSGSLMAYIFSIYSMFSRSGEVYFDSVAMIITFVFIGKYLEVLSKKRACDTLDGLNSMIANKVSVKINGKIELKNVNDVAIGEIVVIKPGEMVLIDGVIVNGSASFDYSSLTGESVAIFKEERSEISSGAICLDGLVEYNTNVKFSDSTLNKIIILLENATTKKPYIEKLANEISGKFSSVIMILSLLTFIFWFLQEGSFEHALIVSISVIIIACPCALALATPVSTLVGLTAGFKNGILFKEARILEVLAKCDTVVFDKTGTLTEGRPSVHKFDSFFKFDQNLLYSLLKSSSHPVSNGVCEFLKSKFSKLKILNLTNVKSIQAKGVSAQFNDIKIHGGSEKFMRELGFSIDETSEKTNYFFAIDGKIAAKFELIDSIRSEAKECVSILKDIGIGVMMLSGDNEFTAKSVSNELGIDKFKSGCLPDEKAKFVEELVKNGKKVVMVGDGINDSIALSLANVAVCMGSGADVSLKRSDVVLLNDNLKLLTQAVKLSRHTFKIVKQNLAISLIYNALTIPLAMAGYVAPVIAAISMSASSILVVANAMRIKR
- a CDS encoding D-glycero-alpha-D-manno-heptose-1,7-bisphosphate 7-phosphatase, encoding MNNTNFQKALFLDRDGVINEDFGYVYDIDNFIFKPDIFNDVKNFVNNGFIIVVVTNQSGIGRGYYTLEQFNRLSEFMLREFKKNSINISKICFCPHAPEADCECRKPKPKMITDAAKELNIDLKKSIMIGDKDSDIKAAETAGVGMSFMLDGVIFKSVGDVFKSLKDKEI
- a CDS encoding DNA polymerase III subunit gamma/tau encodes the protein MLQALALRYRPRNFDELIGQESVSKSLTHALSENRLTHAYLFSGLRGSGKTSSARIFSKALVCEHGPTAKPCEKCVHCEMANESRHIDIIEMDAASHRKIDDIRELIEQTKYAPASARFKIFIIDEVHMLTKEAFNALLKTLEEPPSYVKFILATTDPLKLPATVLSRTQHFRFKQISKQNIIKHLEYILSKESVEYESEAIEILARSGSGSLRDTLTLLDQAIVYSHANITQSVVADMLGLLDPARIEEIMQVVMSGNRAAMSSLVSELESYDGEMIIDELIANLKENFLGGNSKYSLLLYERFFRILSEAKGMLSVSSDNGFVLSIMLFMMMEAINLKPIDDMIGNFEIKEQSLNLSAHTAKQPQKAQVNAPAKVVAKSPYELFLDKIYDRDYTLGECFKECIEFLEFKDNCLSLSSNASGANQEKLRSSSKVIMEILRTNFGPDAKIKIAPKEVQPQIDDKNEANLNDSDTTTIKPETEQNSNLAQPSQEARSNFKPYLGDKRDNTEDFTTSYSLKFQTDSGIVVDDMALLDMELEKIEGQSKEVSKPSEISEVKVKIGETAVIKPETSESKSPEELQNAKNQAILKEANRLFGEPEILSLG
- the rho gene encoding transcription termination factor Rho, whose protein sequence is MENSTNQNGVNQPNSENTKTSRKYQNSRTHIPVDGHKIEELRTLSLEELVQIANGVGVENPREFRRQDLIFEILKTQTKQGGFILFTGILEITNEGYGFLRSVDANLSDSSNDAYVSNSQIRKFALRVGDIVTGQVREPKDQEKYYALLKIEAVNYMPLAEAKERPLFDNLTPLFPTQKLHLEYDAMKLTGRVLDLFTPIGKGQRGLIVAPPRSGKTELMKELAHGIARNHPEAHLMVLLVDERPEEVTDMQRCVKGEVFSSTFDLPALNHVRVAELVIEKAKRLVEMGKDVIILLDSITRLARAYNTVTPPSGKVLTGGVDANALHKPKRFFGAARNIEDGGSLTIVATALIDTGSRMDEVIFEEFKGTGNSEIVLDRNISDRRIYPAINILKSGTRKEELLQKPDELQKIWAIRSAIASMDDVEALKFLYAKMLKTKDNNELLSILND
- the nusA gene encoding transcription termination factor NusA → MERIVDIIESIANEKGLEIEDVKERVKRAIVNTAKRIYGENYEYDVTIDNTTKSLRLYQKITIVADDDERLQEDNEHFLSLKEAKKIDSGVEIGDELTYELNTDNLGRTAAQTLYKELEYHIQRLLEEKIFQKYQEMIGHMVFGTVTRVDNDENTFIEIDEIRAVMPRKNRIKGEKFKVGNVVKAVIKGVYIDKSQGIKVELSRTSPKFLEALLKAEVPEIKDGLVLVAASARIPGERAKVALISTTPNVDPVGATVGTKGVRINAVTKELNGENIDAIEFSSEPTILITRAMAPAIISSVKIVDEKKAVVSIATEQKSKAIGKSGINIRLASMLSGFEIELVEIGGAKIGNSNDDTMKDLKALFGDL
- the ccoS gene encoding cbb3-type cytochrome oxidase assembly protein CcoS → MSTEIIAMMIGISTLLGAFGLVALLWGIKTKQFEDYRKFLDGTKYDDEDALNDAYNMEQKQKEAAKKGYRPPD
- a CDS encoding cation diffusion facilitator family transporter, whose product is MMQFKDGEREKKIIKTAFIGIVTNVILASIKIFIALASNSVAIISDAVNNLSDAFSSLITIFGSKLAQKLPDESHPYGYGRVEYIGGLIVSIIVLMLGFEFLKTSIENIIEPVTTTFTPALLTILFIAIFVKFAIAFYYKKIGNLTKSIALKAVGQEALGDAIISCVILVSAGLSYFANIQVDGYAGALASLFIIYNGVILIKETFDRIIGGRVEKEVSDEIYKAVKECEIVLDAYDLILHNYGVERYVGSINVEVDEHMKISEISQRLNELQIEIYRKYRIYLVFGIYSVNLGQNDTKECVKNLLSEFKSILNLHAFFINTAKKTVRFDVVVSFKERNLDELRSKMEGIVSAQFPGYKIFIVIDREFA
- a CDS encoding HP0268 family nuclease, yielding MELKLARNEIDAKPKTISIDKIEAAVNKDGQKIFYFDKENSHKQLIALIEYFEEKGLSVYHRTVKYGLDENDYMYEVHIL
- the rfaD gene encoding ADP-glyceromanno-heptose 6-epimerase, producing MNLDNKKIVITGGAGFIGSALAHYFDQNYPNCEVLVVDKFRSSEIFSNGNLKSFGHFKNLLGFKGEIYEGDINCSKTLTLIENFKPDIIYHEAAISDTTVREQDELMRTNLNSFKDLLEICKRISAKIIYASSAATYGNAKSPQTVGECEAPNNVYGFSKLKMDHLGQKYAKMGVGVVGLRYFNVYGKGEFFKNKTASIVLQFGLQILSGKAPKLFEGSDKIRRDFVYIKDIINANLLAINAPSGIYNAATGKARSFQDIADILQRELGANLGSEYIKNPYINSYQFHTEANIETTKKALNYEPKWSLEEGIKDYIPEIKRIFKEELNA
- a CDS encoding c-type cytochrome, translated to MKKLLIVSGVAALLTCGLFAADGATLYKKCVACHGPKAEKSFLNKVPVLTTLKKEEMVEALKAYKAGTLNKFKSAAMMKPIVGPMSEADIEAVSEYITTLK
- a CDS encoding c-type cytochrome codes for the protein MKKIIFFVTAIALGSSLYAADGAEIYKKCNACHGQYADAKYANKVPPLVSVSKEDRLKALEGYKAGTANLYGMGGVMKAQMMKLSMDDIKAVNDFIETLK